CTAAAAAGGGTAGAGCAGAACAAAGGAAGTCACGGCATAGATGGAATGTCCGTAAAATTCCTACGACGACATCTCTATGAAAACTGGGATTCCCTTCGGGAAACTTTGAGAACAGGTAACTATCAACCTTCTCCTGTTCGCCGTGTCGGAATCCCGAAACCAGGCGGAGGGATAAGGCTTTTAGGCATACCGACTGTGACAGACCGTTTCATCCAACAGGCAATCGCCCAAGTATTAACCTCAATCTTTGATCCAACATTTTCTGAAAACAGCTATGGTTTCCGACCTAACAGGAGCGCCCATAATGCGGTAAGAAAGGCAAAGGGTTATATCAAAGAAGGTTACCGCTGGGTAATTGATATGGACTTAGAGAAATTCTTTGATAAGGTTAATCATGACATACTGATGGGAATACTCGCTAAGAGAATTGAAGACCGCATTCTTCTCAAACTAATCAGGAAATACCTTCAATCAGGTGTAATGCTTAATGGGGTCGTACAATCAACGGAGGAAGGTACTCCGCAAGGGGGACCTCTCAGTCCACTACTTTCAAACATAATTCTTGATAAATTAGATAAAGAATTGGAAGCCAGAGGGCATAAGTTTGTCCGTTATGCGGATGACTGCAACATTTATGTTAAGTCATTAAAAGCAGGGGAACGTGTGATGGAATCCATTACGACGATTATTGAGCAGAAACTAAAATTGAAGGTAAACAGGGATAAGTCGGCAATCGACCGTCCGTGGAAACGGAAATTTCTTGGTTTCAGTTTCACATTTAATAAAGAACCGAAGGTGCGAATAGCGAAACAAAGCATTAAACGCTTTAAGACGAAGATTCGAGAAATTACCTCTCGGTCAAAACCTATCCCACTTGAGGTAAGAATTGAAATGTTAAACCGCTATCTTACAGGATGGTGCGGGTACTTCGCTTTAGCGGACACTCCAAGCAAATTCAAAGAATTTGATGAATGGATAAGAAGAAGGCTAAGAATGTGCGAATGGAAACAGTGGAAGAAATCTAAAACTAGAGTTAGAAAACTGATTGGTTTAGGCGTCCCTGGTTACAAGGCGCACGAATGGGGCAACTCCAGAAAGAAATACTGGAGAATCGCCTGTAGCCCAATATTACACAAAACCCTCGATAACTCATATTGGAGTCAACGAGGGTTGAAAAGTCTATATAACCGTTATGAAACTTTACGTCAATCTTAATAGAACCGCCGTATACCGAACGGTACGTACGGTGGTGTGAGAGGTCGGGGGTTAGTCACCCCCTCCTACTCGATTAAAAACGAAATAGTCACCGGACCCAAAAATAGTATGAGTCAGAGTTACTTTAACCCTTATGAGTGACGGCTTCATCATTTTTTATAAGGATAGGGGCTGTCATCGCTCAATTATTATATGAGGAACATCGCTACTATCGTAGTGACTACAAGACCAATTACGACTGGAAGCAGATTTCTCCTTGCTAATTCAAATGGGTCAACGTTACAAATAGCGGCAGCAGGGATTAATGCCCAAGGTACTAAGGTTCCGCCCCCCACCCAAATGGCAGCTATTTGGCCAAGTGCAGTTAGAGTGGCGACACCTTTACCGATTGCAACCGCAAACAAGCCTGCGACTGACCCAGCGAGTGAAATCCCCGAAAATCCTGATCCATCTAAGCCTGTAATCGCTCCTACCGTAGTTAGCGTCACTGCCCCGACCACTTTACTTAATGGAACTATATTTGCTAACGCAATACCCAGGTCATTCACAATACCTTGAGATCCATCTGGTAAAAAGTCACCGATAATCTTTCCAAAACCTGCATCACCTAAATAGAAGAAGGCAGCGATTGGGATTACTGGGCCAAAGACCTTAAAACCAAAGGTAAATCCTTCAATCATATAGGAAGTTGTTTTTTCAAGTCCCTTATTTTTATGGCTGACCATGGTGATAATGAGCAGGATGAAAATCGATGTTCCACCAATTAATGCAGTTGCGTCACCCCCAGTCAGGTCAAGGAATAACATAGCTGCAACGTCAATGGCAAATAATATCGGAACAAGAATGGCAAAGAATTGCTTTTGGCCAATTGTAAGGAGATTTTTCTCGGATGTGGTTTCATCATTTGTTTCCAAAGGTACATATGGAGTTGGCTTTAATACACCATTTTTCATATCTCTCTTTAGAAAATAGAAGGCAGCTATCGTGGTGACAATCCCCATTACAAATACTAAGGGTATACTAGCACTGATGACATCACCGATTGGAATTCCAGCAGCATCTGAAGTTAGTTTTGGGGCAGCCTGTATGACAAAGTCACCTGATAAGGCTATACCGTGTCCGAACAAGTTCATTGCCATCGCAACACCCAAGGCCGGAAGTCCCGCCCGTAAGGCAACTGGAAGCAATACTGCACCAAGCAGGGCAACAGCAGGAGACGGCCAGAAGAACCAGGAGATTACCATCATTAGTATACCAATGGTCCAATACGCGAGAGCAGGGTTACGGATTAATTTTGTAAAAGGTGAAATCATGACATCGTTTATCCCGGTTGAAGTTAAGGTTTTGCTCATAGCCACAATAATGGAGATGACTAATATGGTTGATAACAGTTCTGTAATCGCATAAATAAAACTGTTGAAAATACTACTGACTGAACTGCTTAATGATCCTGTTGCCGTAATCCCAATCAGGAATATCCCGACGATGCAGATAAGTGTGGTATCTCTTCGTTTGACCATAAATCCGATAATAAGAGCTATAAAGACAACATATATCCAATGGAGAGCTGAAAGCTCAATAAGCATAAAATGACCCCCTTTCATCTTCATCAAAAGGACGAATATAGTTATTCGCCCACATGATGTAATACAGAATATGAATCTATATGAAAGTGGTGAAAGGGTTTTGAAGAAATAGTAAACGTAAAAACGACTTTTTTTTGACACTTGTCATCGTTACCTATACACAAATAGGAATAACCGATATAGTGAAAAGAGTGCGTTGTACTCTATGAAGTTTTTAATTTTTTGCTACATATATTAGAATATAATCAGACATGTCTTTCGAAAGGTGGATTTATTTAGATGACCAAGCAAATCAACGAAACATTTTTAAAAGCAGCAAGAGGGGAACAGACAGACCACGTACCCGTTTGGTTTATGCGTCAAGCAGGACGCTCGCAGCCAGAATATAGAGAGATTAAAGAAAAATACTCTTTGTTTGAAATTACTCACCAGCCTGAACTATGTGCATACGTAACCCGCCTTCCAGTTGAGCAGTACAATGTTGATGCGGCAATTCTATATAAGGATATCATGACTCCGCTACCAGCGATTGGAATGCAGGTTGAAATAAAATCAGGGATTGGTCCTGTTATTGATAACCCAATCACTTCATTAGCAGATGTTGAAAAACTGGGTGAAATTAATCCTGAACAGGATGTACCCTATGTTTTAGATACGATTAAATTATTAACTCAAGAACAATTGTCTGTTCCGTTAATTGGATTTTCTGGGGCCCCTTTTACACTTGCAAGTTACATGATTGAAGGCGGACCTTCTAAAAACTATAATAAGACA
This Neobacillus sp. YX16 DNA region includes the following protein-coding sequences:
- the ltrA gene encoding group II intron reverse transcriptase/maturase — protein: MLMELILSRENLLTALKRVEQNKGSHGIDGMSVKFLRRHLYENWDSLRETLRTGNYQPSPVRRVGIPKPGGGIRLLGIPTVTDRFIQQAIAQVLTSIFDPTFSENSYGFRPNRSAHNAVRKAKGYIKEGYRWVIDMDLEKFFDKVNHDILMGILAKRIEDRILLKLIRKYLQSGVMLNGVVQSTEEGTPQGGPLSPLLSNIILDKLDKELEARGHKFVRYADDCNIYVKSLKAGERVMESITTIIEQKLKLKVNRDKSAIDRPWKRKFLGFSFTFNKEPKVRIAKQSIKRFKTKIREITSRSKPIPLEVRIEMLNRYLTGWCGYFALADTPSKFKEFDEWIRRRLRMCEWKQWKKSKTRVRKLIGLGVPGYKAHEWGNSRKKYWRIACSPILHKTLDNSYWSQRGLKSLYNRYETLRQS